In one Lysobacter alkalisoli genomic region, the following are encoded:
- a CDS encoding response regulator transcription factor — protein sequence MSSPPPATVIVADDHPLFREALRGAVARVLPDARLCEADGVESLYTLVESEPDADLLLLDLNMPGAQGFSALVHLRALHPQLPIVVVSAREEPVVMRRALDHGAVGFIPKSADAATLGSAITAVLAGDRWAPPAALSAPAADDAEHDAARRVRELTPQQFRVLQMLGAGLLNKQIAYDLGVSEATIKAHVTAILRKLGASNRTQAVLIAGRLAVDPGAIVPPPEETD from the coding sequence ATGTCCAGCCCTCCCCCCGCCACCGTCATCGTCGCCGACGACCATCCGCTGTTCCGCGAAGCCCTGCGCGGCGCAGTCGCGCGGGTGCTACCCGATGCCCGGCTGTGCGAGGCCGATGGCGTCGAGTCGCTGTACACGCTGGTCGAGAGCGAGCCCGATGCCGATCTGCTGCTGCTCGACCTCAACATGCCCGGTGCGCAGGGGTTCTCGGCTCTGGTTCATCTGCGCGCGCTGCATCCGCAGTTGCCGATCGTGGTGGTGTCGGCACGCGAGGAACCGGTGGTGATGCGGCGCGCGCTGGACCACGGCGCGGTCGGCTTCATCCCCAAGTCCGCGGATGCCGCGACCCTGGGTAGCGCGATCACCGCCGTGCTCGCCGGCGACCGCTGGGCGCCACCGGCGGCACTGTCCGCACCGGCCGCCGACGATGCCGAACACGATGCCGCCCGGCGCGTGCGCGAACTGACTCCACAGCAGTTCCGCGTCCTGCAGATGCTCGGCGCCGGCCTGCTCAACAAGCAGATCGCCTACGACCTCGGCGTGTCGGAAGCCACGATCAAGGCCCACGTCACCGCTATCCTGCGCAAGCTGGGGGCCAGCAACCGCACCCAGGCGGTGCTGATCGCCGGCCGCCTCGCGGTCGACCCGGGCGCGATCGTGCCGCCACCGGAAGAGACGGATTGA
- a CDS encoding SAM-dependent methyltransferase — MPKIATKPPGRLACIGVGMMLGAHIGPRARSHVEQADVVFAAVSDPLVELWLQDMNADVRSLQPHYAEGKSRHQTYREMVEAMLAEVRAGKQVCGAFYGHPGVFAQVAHEAIAQARREGFHAHMEPGVSAEDCLYADLGIDPGRFGCQHYEASQFMFYRRRIDPSAYLVLWQVGIAGDRSCRRFATGPAHRRLLVERLLEDYPADHEAVVYEAATLPITAPRMESVKLSNLADTELHMHSTLVLPPATALQPDTAMLARIEALERAAVTGSLTISSLSLETEGAT; from the coding sequence ATGCCGAAGATCGCCACCAAGCCACCGGGCAGACTCGCCTGCATCGGCGTGGGGATGATGCTCGGGGCCCATATCGGGCCGCGCGCGCGCAGTCATGTCGAACAGGCCGACGTGGTGTTCGCCGCCGTATCCGACCCGCTGGTGGAACTGTGGCTGCAGGATATGAACGCCGACGTGCGCAGCCTGCAGCCCCATTACGCCGAGGGCAAGTCGCGCCACCAGACCTATCGCGAGATGGTCGAGGCCATGCTGGCCGAGGTCCGCGCCGGCAAGCAGGTCTGCGGCGCCTTCTACGGTCACCCCGGCGTGTTCGCCCAGGTAGCCCACGAGGCCATCGCCCAGGCCCGCCGCGAGGGCTTCCACGCCCACATGGAACCCGGCGTCTCCGCCGAGGACTGCCTGTACGCCGACCTCGGCATCGACCCGGGCAGGTTCGGCTGCCAGCACTACGAGGCCAGCCAGTTCATGTTCTACCGGCGCCGCATCGACCCCTCGGCCTACCTGGTGCTTTGGCAGGTCGGCATCGCCGGCGACCGCAGCTGCCGCCGCTTCGCCACCGGCCCGGCCCACCGCCGGCTGCTGGTCGAGCGCCTGCTCGAGGACTATCCGGCCGACCACGAGGCCGTCGTCTACGAGGCCGCCACCTTGCCGATCACCGCGCCACGGATGGAGTCGGTGAAGCTGAGCAACTTGGCCGACACCGAACTGCACATGCACAGCACCCTGGTGCTGCCACCGGCCACAGCGCTGCAACCCGACACCGCCATGCTGGCGCGGATCGAGGCGCTCGAACGCGCAGCCGTGACCGGTTCACTCACGATTTCCTCGTTATCGCTTGAAACAGAAGGAGCCACCTGA
- a CDS encoding sensor domain-containing diguanylate cyclase, which produces MLVTMILAACAVAMPARAGIEAALKHADSIRTSDPREFADALAGLAAFEPEATPNQKLRIRLLRTYQKTLTGNYESAIADAIDIHQRTDDPTLKFRAALLAANTAAITREFSLGLRYLEIALAMQDQVPEADERHLGSLVAAILYTEYGQHSLSLHYAKQLLSLETSARTRCAARLKKIEAEWKLGTRPEVERDTHIAISDCMAQKEPIATGLLRGYLARQWAGAGKTAKAIELLETHLSEVEATGFPRLIGEIHSLLAEYRQATGDLARADQHARTVLELGEKDAYSLPLVIAHRVLFETALKRGDLATALDEYRSYAKADKARLDEVKAREFAFQLSRHELQQRDQAIGLLSKQNEVLRLEQEVARKSAQNTHLLVLLLIVIASAVGFWAWKTKRMQMKLRRLAQTDGLTGISNRRHFREQADALLMRCASSGRETALILLDLDNFKRLNDHHGHAAGDWVLARVAEACRSVCRDGDLCGRLGGEEFAIMSCGGDLAAAERIARQCREQLAAIDTSPIGHGEPITASFGCTTSVRSGPTFELMFAHADNAMYRAKAEGRDRIRIHGGPSGVAVLQRGTA; this is translated from the coding sequence GTGCTGGTCACCATGATCCTGGCCGCTTGCGCGGTGGCGATGCCGGCCCGGGCCGGCATCGAAGCGGCCCTGAAGCACGCGGACTCGATTCGCACCAGCGACCCCAGGGAGTTCGCCGACGCCCTTGCCGGCCTCGCCGCGTTCGAGCCGGAAGCAACACCGAATCAGAAGCTTCGCATCCGGCTCCTCCGGACCTACCAGAAGACTCTCACCGGCAACTACGAGTCCGCCATAGCCGACGCGATCGACATCCATCAACGCACCGACGATCCAACCCTGAAGTTCCGTGCCGCCCTGCTGGCGGCAAACACCGCGGCGATCACCCGGGAGTTTTCGCTGGGCTTGCGCTATCTGGAAATCGCCCTGGCAATGCAGGACCAGGTGCCAGAGGCCGATGAGCGGCACCTGGGTTCTCTGGTAGCCGCGATCTTGTACACCGAGTACGGACAGCATTCGCTTTCGCTCCACTACGCCAAGCAGCTTCTTTCCCTCGAAACTTCAGCGCGCACCCGATGTGCAGCCCGCCTTAAGAAAATCGAGGCAGAGTGGAAGCTCGGCACCAGGCCTGAAGTCGAGCGCGATACACATATCGCAATCAGCGACTGCATGGCCCAGAAGGAGCCGATTGCCACGGGACTCCTTCGTGGTTACCTGGCCCGCCAATGGGCGGGGGCGGGCAAGACAGCCAAAGCCATCGAACTGCTTGAGACCCATCTGTCGGAAGTCGAGGCAACCGGCTTTCCGCGCCTGATCGGCGAGATCCACAGCCTGCTTGCGGAATACCGCCAGGCGACCGGCGATCTGGCACGCGCCGATCAGCATGCCCGCACCGTACTGGAGCTGGGCGAAAAGGATGCCTATTCGCTGCCTCTGGTCATCGCACACCGGGTGCTGTTCGAAACCGCGCTCAAACGAGGCGACCTCGCCACCGCTCTCGACGAATACCGCAGCTACGCCAAAGCCGACAAGGCGCGCCTCGACGAGGTCAAGGCGCGCGAGTTCGCGTTCCAGCTCAGCCGCCATGAGCTGCAGCAGCGCGACCAGGCGATCGGCCTGCTGAGCAAGCAGAACGAGGTACTGCGGCTGGAGCAGGAAGTCGCGCGCAAGTCGGCGCAGAACACCCACCTGCTGGTCCTGCTGCTGATCGTGATCGCGTCGGCAGTCGGCTTCTGGGCCTGGAAGACCAAGCGCATGCAGATGAAGCTGCGGCGCCTGGCGCAGACCGATGGCCTGACCGGGATCAGCAACCGCCGCCACTTCCGCGAACAGGCCGACGCGCTGCTGATGCGTTGCGCGTCGTCCGGACGCGAGACCGCGCTGATCCTGCTCGACCTGGACAACTTCAAGCGCCTCAACGATCACCACGGCCACGCCGCCGGTGACTGGGTGCTGGCCCGGGTCGCCGAAGCCTGCCGCAGCGTGTGCCGCGACGGCGACCTGTGCGGGCGCCTCGGCGGCGAGGAGTTCGCGATCATGTCCTGCGGTGGCGACCTGGCCGCCGCCGAGCGCATCGCCCGCCAGTGCCGCGAGCAGCTGGCCGCGATCGACACCTCTCCGATCGGCCATGGCGAGCCGATCACCGCCAGTTTCGGCTGCACCACCTCGGTCCGTTCGGGCCCGACTTTCGAACTGATGTTCGCCCACGCCGACAACGCGATGTACCGGGCCAAGGCCGAGGGCCGCGACCGCATCCGCATCCATGGCGGCCCGTCGGGGGTGGCGGTGCTGCAACGGGGCACGGCGTAG